The following proteins are co-located in the Gemmatimonadota bacterium genome:
- a CDS encoding carboxypeptidase regulatory-like domain-containing protein produces MRVRKGMNRSRVLYALAAAFSLLPATVSAQTVVVRVRGPGSDPVFGALTYLVDPSGATVQTALTDERGRALFIGIPAATYRVRVEMIGMATRESDLFEVAEGMSVPQDVRLESSAIQLEGIEVELDGGRCTLHPEEEGLAIAVVWDEARKALSAAAFTDEQGAYRYETMIYNRRLDTDHTILSEEETRREGYMQTPFDSRPAEDLVANGFVQADGRDQLYFAPNASVLLSDAFLDTHCFRLARDGGATEGLIGLSFEPTGDNKRVADIAGTMWIDTKTSELRWLEFRYEYLDPDISSRGVGGRVDFRRMPNGTWIVPEWWIRMPVVAQRTDSQGRPRRFVTGFHQTGGRVLEVREAGGRSLGSRVQTGGVEGVVVDSLGMVRRGVRVGVVGSNQEVYTNAEGRYSITGLSPGRYQVRFIDPELEQYGFVPNPVARDIIRGEMTTLDHHMPAVGDVLFEACRGQPRPENSAVLTGQVRDARARPVAGATVRVLWTDYSAPSLAELLAFGGDESGFETTSDAGGFYMFCQVPTDMPLQVQGTLGEERSERYTVRIGLDRRAELLAIEIVRN; encoded by the coding sequence CCGTGTCGGCCCAAACCGTCGTGGTCCGTGTGCGCGGACCGGGATCGGACCCCGTATTTGGAGCGCTGACGTACCTCGTCGACCCAAGCGGGGCGACGGTCCAGACCGCGCTGACCGATGAGAGGGGGCGAGCACTCTTCATCGGCATTCCGGCGGCAACGTACAGGGTGCGGGTCGAGATGATCGGGATGGCGACCCGCGAGAGCGATCTCTTCGAAGTGGCCGAGGGCATGTCGGTTCCCCAGGACGTGCGGCTCGAGTCCAGCGCGATCCAGCTCGAAGGCATCGAGGTCGAGCTCGATGGCGGGCGCTGCACGCTCCATCCGGAGGAAGAAGGGCTGGCGATCGCCGTCGTCTGGGACGAGGCCCGCAAGGCGCTCAGCGCGGCGGCCTTCACGGATGAGCAGGGCGCGTACCGATACGAGACGATGATCTACAACCGTAGGCTCGATACGGACCACACGATCCTCAGCGAGGAAGAGACACGGCGCGAAGGGTACATGCAGACGCCCTTCGACAGCCGTCCCGCCGAAGACCTGGTCGCTAACGGCTTCGTCCAGGCCGATGGTCGCGACCAGCTCTACTTCGCACCCAACGCGAGCGTGCTGTTATCCGACGCGTTTCTCGATACGCACTGCTTCCGCTTGGCGCGTGACGGCGGCGCGACCGAAGGCCTGATTGGGCTCAGCTTCGAGCCTACAGGCGATAACAAGAGGGTCGCGGACATTGCCGGCACGATGTGGATCGACACTAAGACCTCCGAGCTCCGTTGGCTCGAGTTTCGTTACGAGTACCTCGATCCGGACATCTCGTCGCGCGGCGTCGGTGGCCGAGTGGACTTCAGGCGGATGCCGAACGGCACGTGGATCGTTCCTGAATGGTGGATCCGCATGCCGGTCGTCGCGCAGCGCACGGATTCCCAGGGCAGGCCGCGTCGCTTCGTGACCGGCTTCCATCAGACCGGGGGGCGCGTGTTGGAGGTTCGGGAAGCCGGAGGGCGCAGTCTCGGATCGCGAGTGCAGACCGGAGGCGTCGAAGGCGTCGTGGTGGACAGCCTCGGCATGGTGCGGCGGGGGGTCCGCGTGGGTGTGGTCGGTTCGAACCAGGAGGTCTATACGAACGCGGAAGGCCGGTACAGCATCACCGGCCTCAGCCCAGGTCGCTACCAGGTCCGCTTTATCGATCCGGAGTTGGAGCAATACGGTTTCGTCCCCAATCCGGTCGCCCGCGACATCATCCGAGGCGAGATGACCACGCTCGACCACCATATGCCGGCTGTGGGTGACGTCCTGTTCGAAGCGTGCAGGGGGCAGCCCCGTCCCGAAAACTCGGCGGTGCTGACCGGGCAAGTCCGTGACGCCCGTGCCCGTCCCGTCGCCGGCGCGACAGTGCGTGTCCTGTGGACGGACTATAGCGCCCCCTCGTTGGCCGAGCTCCTCGCCTTCGGCGGCGACGAGTCCGGCTTCGAAACGACCTCCGACGCCGGAGGCTTCTACATGTTCTGCCAGGTCCCCACCGACATGCCTCTTCAGGTCCAGGGCACGCTCGGTGAAGAGCGGTCGGAACGCTACACGGTGCGCATCGGCCTCGACCGGCGCGCCGAGCTGCTAGCCATCGAGATCGTTCGGAACTAG
- a CDS encoding PQQ-dependent sugar dehydrogenase produces the protein MSHISRAQRLLALPLALTLSIGSASAQARDGIPALPALDRQVVLRTAEVPRIRVVPIATGLSHPWGMAFRDNGDILVTERDKGTLRVIRDGRLLERAIPGVPEVFSRSPRAGLMDVALHPDDDRVVYLTYTKSIERDGTDSLTVALARGRLDAGVLTDVRDIFVAKGWDLGIAASKLLFAPDGTLFMSVGGSYVFAETGEYAQDPSTHFGKLLRLNADGEAADGNPFLGDADYLPEIYSLGHRNQMGLDFHPETGDLWATENGPQGGDETNIIRPGRNYGWPLASYSRQYNGARVTDTPWLVEFEEPEILWWPSVAPTGLTFYTGEHFPEWQGNLFVGSMMVGRMQRTGHLERIVFNRLGEEVRREWLLTELKQRIREVKQGPDGYLYLLTDEDDGALLRIEPAHAITASPGTRWADGAGDRLTEPRVPPLPEAEWTEDQRAAFERHEADGHSINALRTLVRVPALADRILPFARYLAQETTLSPRHRAMLILRTAWLTQSANLWATHASRASDSNLSAEEVLRVAEGPAEGWNEFEARLLGLADELFTNSSVTDETWRALSERYDLHNLMDAVVTVTETTSHAILFNTLGIQPDDDATARIPTDEVAYLIEVPDREPPLTVPRVEPVEGRGLRVTRTFERHPAMAEHAANSAYVLNPERTRMTPHDRELLILRTGWNTQAVYEWAKHVGSVGRARDHGLEPLWIAQGKDALGWTDYERALIDAANEMHRDTMISDETWARLSERYDTHQMMSVAATVGRYRMVSMTLNALGVQPLADDELFPRLEGY, from the coding sequence ATGAGCCACATTAGCCGAGCGCAGCGTCTGTTGGCGCTCCCACTCGCGCTTACGCTGTCCATTGGGTCCGCGTCCGCCCAGGCACGTGATGGCATCCCGGCGCTACCAGCTCTGGACCGGCAGGTCGTGCTCCGCACTGCCGAGGTACCTCGCATTCGCGTCGTGCCCATCGCGACCGGTCTCTCGCATCCATGGGGGATGGCGTTTCGGGACAACGGCGACATCCTGGTGACCGAACGCGACAAGGGCACGCTGCGCGTGATTCGTGACGGCCGGCTGCTGGAGCGAGCGATCCCCGGTGTGCCGGAAGTATTCTCGCGCAGCCCCCGCGCCGGGCTCATGGACGTCGCCCTTCACCCGGACGACGACCGCGTGGTGTATCTGACGTACACGAAGTCTATCGAGCGCGACGGAACGGATAGCCTGACGGTCGCGCTGGCCCGGGGTCGCCTCGACGCGGGCGTACTGACCGATGTGCGCGACATCTTCGTGGCGAAGGGGTGGGATCTGGGCATCGCGGCGTCCAAACTGCTCTTCGCCCCGGACGGGACGCTGTTCATGAGCGTCGGCGGCTCGTACGTGTTCGCGGAGACTGGGGAATACGCGCAGGACCCGAGCACACATTTCGGCAAGCTCCTGCGGCTGAACGCCGACGGTGAAGCCGCGGACGGTAATCCGTTCCTCGGTGACGCCGACTATTTGCCCGAGATCTATTCCCTGGGGCACCGAAACCAGATGGGCCTGGACTTTCATCCGGAGACCGGAGATCTGTGGGCGACGGAGAACGGACCTCAGGGTGGTGACGAAACCAACATCATCCGGCCGGGCCGTAACTACGGCTGGCCGCTCGCCTCGTACAGCCGTCAGTACAACGGCGCCCGAGTGACGGACACGCCGTGGCTCGTGGAGTTCGAGGAGCCGGAAATCCTTTGGTGGCCGTCGGTCGCGCCGACCGGATTGACCTTCTACACCGGCGAGCACTTCCCGGAGTGGCAGGGCAACCTCTTCGTCGGCTCGATGATGGTCGGGCGGATGCAGCGCACGGGGCACCTGGAACGGATCGTCTTCAACCGACTGGGTGAGGAGGTCAGGCGTGAGTGGTTGCTCACCGAGCTCAAGCAGCGTATCCGAGAAGTGAAACAGGGGCCGGACGGGTACCTCTATCTGCTGACCGACGAGGACGACGGAGCGCTGCTCCGGATCGAGCCGGCGCACGCGATCACCGCCTCCCCGGGCACGCGCTGGGCTGATGGGGCCGGCGATCGGCTGACGGAGCCCCGAGTGCCACCGCTCCCTGAGGCCGAGTGGACCGAGGATCAGCGCGCCGCTTTCGAGCGGCATGAAGCGGACGGCCACTCGATCAACGCGCTGCGCACGCTCGTGCGCGTGCCCGCTTTGGCCGACCGGATCCTTCCGTTCGCGCGCTACCTCGCGCAGGAGACCACGCTGTCTCCGCGCCACCGTGCGATGCTGATTCTGCGCACCGCATGGCTCACCCAGAGCGCCAACCTCTGGGCGACGCACGCGAGTCGAGCGAGCGACTCGAATTTGAGCGCCGAAGAGGTACTGCGCGTGGCGGAGGGGCCTGCCGAAGGCTGGAACGAGTTCGAGGCGCGCCTACTCGGGCTGGCCGACGAGCTCTTCACAAACTCGTCCGTCACCGACGAGACATGGCGGGCGCTCTCGGAGCGGTACGACCTCCACAACCTCATGGACGCCGTCGTGACGGTGACCGAGACCACGTCGCACGCGATCCTCTTCAACACCCTCGGGATCCAGCCCGACGACGACGCGACCGCGCGCATCCCCACCGATGAAGTCGCCTACCTCATCGAAGTCCCGGACCGGGAGCCACCGCTCACGGTGCCTCGAGTCGAGCCTGTGGAGGGCCGAGGGTTACGCGTCACGCGAACCTTCGAGCGGCACCCTGCGATGGCGGAGCACGCCGCGAATTCGGCGTACGTGCTGAATCCGGAGCGGACTCGAATGACCCCGCACGACCGCGAGCTGCTCATCCTCCGCACGGGCTGGAACACACAGGCGGTCTACGAATGGGCGAAGCACGTCGGCAGCGTAGGGCGCGCCCGCGATCATGGGCTGGAGCCGCTCTGGATCGCGCAGGGCAAGGACGCCCTCGGCTGGACCGACTACGAGAGGGCGCTGATCGACGCGGCAAACGAGATGCATCGGGATACGATGATCTCCGACGAGACCTGGGCCAGGCTGTCCGAGCGCTACGACACGCACCAGATGATGAGTGTGGCCGCCACGGTGGGGCGGTATCGCATGGTGTCCATGACGCTCAATGCGCTCGGGGTGCAGCCGCTCGCGGACGACGAGCTGTTTCCGAGACTCGAAGGCTACTGA
- a CDS encoding MBL fold metallo-hydrolase, translated as MRRTTSAVLGLLACPALSSAQNFDDIQIRTVRVTESIYMLQGSGGNIGVSIGDDGTFIVDDQFAPLTEKITAAIAELTDNPVDFVINTHWHYDHTDGNENFGRAGAIIVAQENSRRRMETDQIVSLSNRLQEAYSKEGLPKITFGESIRFHYNDNQIDIVHFGPAHTDGDAVVFFRDSNVIHTGDVFVRYGLPFIDGPNGGAISGMIDALWGIAGLIGDDTTIIPGHGQLSTRTELLEYRSMLVTIRQRIRAHIAEGLSVDEVVAANPARGFAEPGAGTERWVRAAYEDLR; from the coding sequence ATGAGACGCACGACGTCTGCCGTCCTCGGGCTCCTAGCCTGCCCCGCGCTGAGTTCGGCCCAGAACTTCGACGACATCCAGATCCGGACAGTGCGGGTCACCGAGTCCATCTACATGCTTCAGGGGAGCGGTGGGAACATCGGGGTCTCGATCGGGGACGACGGCACGTTCATCGTCGACGACCAATTCGCGCCGCTCACCGAGAAGATCACGGCGGCTATAGCTGAGCTGACCGACAACCCTGTCGACTTCGTCATCAACACCCACTGGCACTACGACCACACCGACGGGAACGAGAACTTCGGGAGGGCCGGCGCGATCATCGTGGCTCAAGAAAACAGCCGACGGCGGATGGAGACGGACCAGATCGTGTCTCTGTCCAACCGGCTCCAGGAGGCGTACTCGAAAGAGGGACTGCCCAAGATCACCTTCGGGGAATCCATCCGCTTCCACTACAACGACAACCAGATCGACATCGTCCACTTCGGGCCGGCGCATACGGACGGCGACGCCGTGGTGTTCTTCCGCGATTCGAACGTCATCCACACCGGTGACGTCTTCGTGCGCTACGGCCTGCCGTTCATCGATGGGCCGAACGGGGGAGCGATCAGCGGGATGATCGACGCCCTGTGGGGCATCGCGGGACTGATCGGGGACGATACGACGATTATCCCCGGCCATGGCCAGCTCTCCACGCGCACGGAGCTGCTGGAGTATCGCTCGATGCTCGTCACCATCCGTCAGCGGATCCGCGCCCACATCGCCGAGGGTCTCTCGGTGGATGAGGTCGTCGCCGCGAATCCGGCCCGAGGCTTCGCTGAGCCCGGCGCTGGCACAGAGCGCTGGGTGAGGGCCGCGTACGAGGACCTCCGGTGA
- a CDS encoding PQQ-binding-like beta-propeller repeat protein: MTNDNCWRLRRLSPFISLTLGLGVLISAPMAVAAQGPGTEDGQWTFLGGDAWHTRYTPATEINAANFEDLEVLWQWQAESFGSSTSRATPTYVDGKLITVTGYRRHVVALDPATGELLWSFTEPNTARWEYSMRAGYGKGIAYGEIDGRGVVYISTPGFFLHALDAETGQPLEGWGEGVPIDGFPASGSVDLLADLIEGWEPWESLNQEYDPYQGIPLEIGYITTSSPPIVVNDVVIVGNSAEQGYNQTRVEMIPGDIMAYDARTGDLKWKFHVIPRPGEFGHDTWENDAWEWTGDVSSWAPMSADPELGLVYIPTNGATMDFYGGFRPGDNLFSTSIIALDVETGERRWHYQLVHHDIWNYDTPTAPILMDVTVDGEEIKGLFQATKQAFLYALNRETGEPIWPIEERPVPQSLVPGEKLAATQPFPTKPAPFDLQGRTEEQLIDYTPEIRRRALEVARNGNMFAPFFNPPTHVGNPEGAGPGRICPGDTGGVNITGPPVADPVAGVIFITSHSGCGSVFLSPGVESPLDGPNQTGVTHSDFSRSRSGFGRGGRGGRGGGGGRGAATTVDGLSIWKGPIGRISAIDLNTGEYLWVIPHGDAPEDQQDRIRNHPLLQGVPGVQVNQGRRGHSVMVATPTLLLASGQTSDGTPHLFAIDKRTGERVGAVELPGGTRYGMSSWVHEGRQYVVIQLSDGLAVMGLNPAS; encoded by the coding sequence ATGACGAACGACAATTGCTGGCGGCTTCGGCGTCTGTCCCCTTTCATCTCGCTTACACTCGGGCTCGGCGTACTGATCTCGGCGCCGATGGCGGTAGCGGCTCAGGGACCGGGGACGGAAGACGGACAGTGGACGTTCCTCGGCGGGGACGCGTGGCACACGCGCTACACGCCGGCGACCGAAATCAACGCGGCCAACTTCGAGGATCTCGAAGTGCTGTGGCAGTGGCAGGCGGAGAGCTTCGGTTCGAGCACGTCCCGCGCGACGCCGACTTATGTCGATGGCAAGCTGATCACGGTCACCGGATACCGTCGACATGTGGTCGCCCTCGATCCAGCGACTGGAGAGCTGCTGTGGAGCTTCACCGAGCCGAACACGGCTCGCTGGGAGTACTCCATGCGGGCCGGTTACGGAAAGGGAATCGCGTACGGTGAGATCGATGGCAGGGGCGTCGTGTACATCTCGACGCCTGGCTTCTTCCTTCACGCGTTGGACGCCGAGACCGGTCAGCCGCTCGAAGGTTGGGGGGAAGGCGTGCCGATTGATGGCTTCCCTGCCTCCGGCAGCGTGGACCTGCTCGCGGATCTGATCGAGGGCTGGGAACCGTGGGAGAGCCTGAATCAGGAGTACGATCCCTACCAGGGCATTCCGTTGGAGATCGGCTATATCACGACTTCGTCGCCGCCCATCGTGGTCAATGATGTGGTGATCGTCGGGAACTCGGCCGAGCAGGGGTACAACCAGACGCGGGTCGAGATGATCCCGGGCGACATCATGGCGTACGACGCTCGCACGGGAGACTTGAAGTGGAAGTTCCACGTCATCCCTCGTCCGGGCGAGTTCGGGCATGACACGTGGGAGAACGACGCGTGGGAATGGACCGGCGACGTGTCGTCGTGGGCGCCGATGTCGGCTGACCCGGAGCTGGGCCTCGTCTATATCCCGACGAACGGCGCCACCATGGACTTTTACGGCGGTTTTCGTCCGGGTGACAACCTCTTCAGCACGAGCATCATCGCGCTGGACGTCGAGACCGGCGAACGGCGATGGCACTACCAGTTGGTCCATCACGACATCTGGAACTACGACACACCCACCGCCCCGATCTTGATGGACGTCACAGTCGATGGCGAAGAGATCAAGGGACTGTTCCAGGCCACGAAGCAGGCCTTCCTCTATGCGCTGAACCGCGAGACGGGCGAGCCGATCTGGCCCATCGAGGAGCGGCCGGTGCCGCAGTCCCTGGTGCCGGGCGAGAAGCTGGCGGCCACCCAGCCGTTCCCGACCAAGCCGGCGCCGTTCGATCTGCAGGGACGGACCGAAGAGCAGCTCATCGACTATACGCCCGAGATCCGACGGCGGGCGCTGGAGGTCGCACGGAACGGCAACATGTTCGCACCCTTCTTCAACCCACCGACGCATGTGGGCAATCCGGAGGGAGCGGGTCCTGGACGGATCTGTCCCGGGGATACGGGTGGCGTGAACATCACCGGCCCCCCCGTGGCGGATCCGGTGGCGGGCGTAATCTTCATCACCTCGCACAGTGGGTGCGGGTCCGTGTTCCTGTCCCCCGGCGTCGAATCCCCGTTGGACGGCCCCAATCAGACGGGCGTTACCCACTCCGACTTCTCTCGGAGCCGCAGTGGATTCGGCCGTGGCGGCCGAGGCGGCCGAGGTGGCGGAGGTGGCCGAGGTGCCGCTACGACCGTCGATGGCCTTTCGATCTGGAAGGGGCCCATCGGTCGGATCAGCGCGATCGATCTGAACACGGGTGAGTACCTCTGGGTGATCCCCCACGGCGATGCTCCGGAAGACCAGCAGGACCGTATCCGGAATCACCCGCTGCTTCAGGGGGTCCCCGGCGTTCAGGTGAACCAGGGCCGAAGAGGGCACTCCGTTATGGTAGCGACGCCTACGCTGCTCTTGGCCTCAGGCCAGACCAGTGACGGGACTCCTCACCTGTTCGCGATCGACAAGCGCACCGGGGAGCGTGTCGGTGCGGTGGAGCTGCCGGGTGGGACCCGGTACGGCATGTCGAGTTGGGTCCACGAAGGACGGCAGTACGTGGTCATCCAGCTCAGTGACGGCCTGGCGGTGATGGGCCTCAACCCGGCCTCCTAA